GGTCGTCGATCTGTTCGGGTCCGGTCCCGGTCTCTGGTCCGGTCCCTGGCTGCTCGGCGTGCCACTCGGTCTCGGCCCGATCGACGCGCTGATCGACGTGTTCGGCCCGTTCGTGATCCCGGTCCTGTTGTTCGCCGTCGGCATCGTCGGCTATCTGCTCTTGCTGGCGCTCGGCCGAGCAGGCATCATCGGGAGGGGTGACTGAGCGACAGACGGGACGCGTGGCCGACGAATCGACGCCGTCGACGGTCGCTCAGGCCGAGGGCCCGCCGTCGGTCTGTGCCGGTTCGTCGGTCTGCGCCGATCGCTCGCGCTGCGCTTCGGTCGCCTCCTCGCCCGCCGAAGTCGTCAGTCGCTCTGCTTTCGACCGGGCCTGCTCGACGACGGCGGGACTGGCCTCGAACGCCAGTGTCACGTGGTCGTCGTCGTACGTCTCGGTCTCGACGTGGCCGTGGTCGTGGATCCACGAGACCAGACTCATCGTGTCGTCGGTCATCGGGAGCAGGAGGCGTTCCTCGCGCCAGTCCGGCAGTTCCGCCTCGACGCGGTCGCGGAGTGCGTCGACGTTCTCGCCGGTCAGCCCCGAGACCGTCACCGGATTCGGGGCGAGTGCGGTCAGGGCGTCCTGCTTGCGCGCTAACTCCTCGGGGTCGACGCGGTCGATCTTGTTCAGCACCGTGACGATGGGGGCCTCGTTGCGCTGGTAGAGCGTGTCGTGACAGGTGACGAGTTTCTCACGCATCTGCTCGACCGACTCGCTGGCGTCCACGACGAGGAGGACGAGGTCGGCCCGGTACACCGAATCGAGGGTGGACTGGAACGACTCGACCAACCAGTGCGGGAGGTCGGAGACGAACCCGACCGTGTCCGTCAACAGGACGTTTCGTTTGCCGGTCTCGGCCCGGCGGGTCGTGGTGCCGAGCGTCGTGAACAGTCGATCCTCGGACTCGGCGGTCCGCTGGAGGTCCGGGTGCCGGTTCTCGTTCTCGTCGACGTCCAACTCGGCTGCGAGTTGCCGGAGGAGGGTGGACTTCCCGGCGTTCGTGTAGCCCGCCAGCGCAACGAGGTCGAAGCCCGACTCCCGGCGCTGTTCCCGGCGGGTCTCCTCCTTGTCGGCGATGGCGTCCAGTTCGTCGGTGATGTTGCTGATCTGGGCCTTGATGTCGCGTTCGCGCGACTCGTCGTACTCGCCGAGCCCCATGAAGCCGGGGCGCTCGTCGCGCTTGGCGAGCGAGGCTTTCGCCTCGGCACGCGGGAGTTCGTACCGGAGCTCCGCGAGTTCGACCTGTAGCTGTGCCTTCCGGGTCTGTGCTCGCTGGCCGAATATCTCGAGGATCAGCGTGAACCGGTCGATCACCTCGACGCCCTCCGGTAGCTTTCCGCCGATGTTGTACGTCTGGTAGGGCCCGAGGCGGTTGTCGACGATGACGACCGACGCGTCAGTCTCGGCGACCAGCGCGGCGAGTTCCTCGACTTTGCCCTCGCCGAAGTGGAAGGCGGCGTCCTCTTTCCGGCGCTGGGTGAGTTCGCCGACGACCTCGTAGCCCGCAGAGCGGGCGAGGTCGGTGATCTCGCTCGTGTCGGCTGTCGCGCCCGAGTCGACTCGTTTCGCGATGACGGCTCGCTCGTCGCTCATAACAGTAGTTCCCTCGCGGCGTACGCGGCGTGGTGTGCGGCCTGCACTGTCTCCCGTTCGGCTATGCTCTCGATGTACTTGAACGCTGGTTCGAATTCGAGACTCACGATCTCTGCTGGCTCCTCGTAGAACTCCCCGTCCT
This genomic window from Salinirubrum litoreum contains:
- the hflX gene encoding GTPase HflX; this translates as MSDERAVIAKRVDSGATADTSEITDLARSAGYEVVGELTQRRKEDAAFHFGEGKVEELAALVAETDASVVIVDNRLGPYQTYNIGGKLPEGVEVIDRFTLILEIFGQRAQTRKAQLQVELAELRYELPRAEAKASLAKRDERPGFMGLGEYDESRERDIKAQISNITDELDAIADKEETRREQRRESGFDLVALAGYTNAGKSTLLRQLAAELDVDENENRHPDLQRTAESEDRLFTTLGTTTRRAETGKRNVLLTDTVGFVSDLPHWLVESFQSTLDSVYRADLVLLVVDASESVEQMREKLVTCHDTLYQRNEAPIVTVLNKIDRVDPEELARKQDALTALAPNPVTVSGLTGENVDALRDRVEAELPDWREERLLLPMTDDTMSLVSWIHDHGHVETETYDDDHVTLAFEASPAVVEQARSKAERLTTSAGEEATEAQRERSAQTDEPAQTDGGPSA